In a single window of the Thunnus thynnus chromosome 9, fThuThy2.1, whole genome shotgun sequence genome:
- the tex11 gene encoding testis-expressed protein 11 isoform X1, translating into MDRFILTVKCLTDKFLQKQQTDYSEVIEKIFSEVSGLEDSTKILDPQLEECAIQLWNWAVTKNVGTTISKIQKAKVRHVACSLLYCCEPENPTEGIIRKQILMASKTGRTWLDCKNPQMADNFLRLAVKSLETLYSQLTSRSDGAADISSSKGDVEKDLLRILSCQAESAISQGNNHEAVVCMQRCKDMLLRLPKETVYLSLMCYNFGIDTYNMRKFEDSAFWLSQSYDIGKMNVKYAPGSEVQAKVLRLLATVYLEWDCQRFHEKALNAVSLANKECASASGRYLKIRILLRCGASDDHIRAGLNEMLESEVSLEVCLSTVKLLMSEDREVLGFEYLKRVGQHFESSPDLGTALVLHVELLLQRGKELLGKQKIEDIITGHYTGKQLTPQALTSLHVMLWDKASKHFEARNYSEALQWYNYSLSFFKAGQMDSNLAKLQRNRASCFLQLKQLEKAKEAIKEAERCDPDSIFTQFSVYKIAVQENNVEKAAEAVNAMGLLSKSPMASEDKLLVSENAASNLLSLAAQIALENEQQDTAMKALESLCENSKDEAQVLTALRCLVRLVLSTIERSSDDMRNVNLDVLLPYLKMALQKVSHQSCMTVEKRTEEANWFRKIAWNSALQCESSPDRMRDFFVLSYQLSQLCPPDRTVLMGQKTCLLMAAAASLELCRKSPHSAQTEELTQALEHIQICWEVWKTLKASGSFPMDPTDTLLLLYEFEARAKLNDPKVETVLESVLELENVETKVLETIAALAMEPPAHFPLLCKKALRVALSLHKKQPQADLARCSKCVHSLIKLSLPSGVSEVEAHVLEEVWGYYEEALSIIAAALDDFPEMEILWLLTRAWNTGILLYSLAQYPEAEKWCGLAMSFVRHLGSLQESYEMQMSGLYSEILDRLDKAKRNLIMEE; encoded by the exons ATGGACCGCTTTATTTTAACTGTGAAAT GCCTCACAGATAAGTTTCTGCAGAAACAGCAGACAGATTACAGTGAAGTGATAGAGAAGATCTTCTCTGAAGTCTCTGGCCTAGAGGATTCCACCAAAATACTAGATCCACAG CTTGAGGAATGTGCCATCCAGCTGTGGAACTGGGCAGTTACTAAGAATGTGGGCACCACCATAAGTAAAATTCAGAAAGCCAAAG TGCGCCATGTCGCATGCAGTCTTTTGTACTGCTGTGAGCCTGAGAATCCAACAGAGGGCATCATCCGCAAGCAGATCCTG ATGGCCAGCAAAACAGGAAGAACCTGGCTAGACTGCAAAAATCCCCAGATGGCAGATAACTTCTTAAGGCTTGCTGTCAAg AGCCTGGAAACCCTCTATAGTCAACTAACATCCAGAAGTGACGGCgcagctgacatcagctcatcCAAAGGCGATGTTGAGAAGGATCTGCTTCGAATTCTCTCCTGCCAGGCAGAATCG GCCATAAGTCAAGGGAATAACCATGAGGCTGTGGTCTGCATGCAGCGCTGTAAAGACATGCTGCTGCGGCTACCAAAAGAA ACTGTGTACCTCTCCCTTATGTGCTACAACTTTGGAATAGACACTTACAACATGAGAAAGTTTGAGGACAGTGCATTCTGGTTGAG cCAAAGCTATGACATCGGGAAGATGAATGTCAAATACGCTCCTGGATCTGAAGTCCAG GCCAAGGTTTTGCGGCTCCTTGCCACTGTTTACTTGGAGTGGGACTGTCAGAGGTTTCATGAGAAGGCTCTTAATGCTGTCAGCTTAGCCAACAAG GAATGTGCGAGCGCCTCTGGGCGGTACTTAAAGATCAGAATACTCCTGAGATGTGGGGCCTCAGACGATCATATCAGAGCAG gaCTTAATGAGATGCTGGAATCTGAGGTTTCTCTTGAAGTGTGTCTCAGCACAGTGAAACTACTCATGTCTGAAGACAG AGAAGTGCTGGGATTCGAATATTTGAAACGTGTGGGTCAGCACTTTGAGTCGTCCCCCGACCTTGGAACTGCTCTTGTTTTGCACGTTGAGCTGCTACTACAGAGAGGCAAAGAGCTGTTGGGCAAACAGAAAATAGAGGATATCATCACTG GCCACTACACAGGTAAACAACTGACTCCACAGGCTCTCACAAGTCTACATGTCATGCTGTGGGATAAAGCATCCAAACATTTTGAG GCCAGAAACTACTCTGAGGCTCTGCAGTGGTATAACTACTCCCTGAGTTTCTTTAAGGCAGGTCAGATGGACTCCAACTTGGCTAAACTGCAGAGGAACAGagcttcctgtttcctgcaaCTAAAGCAACTGGAAAAG GCAAAAGAAGCAATTAAAGAAGCAGAGAGATGTGATCCTGACAGCATTTTCACTCAGTTCAGTGTTTACAAGATTGCAGTGCAGGAGAACAATGTGGAGAAAG CTGCAGAGGCAGTGAATGCAATGGGACTTCTGTCCAAGAGTCCTATGGCCAGTGAGGACAAACTCCTGGTATCTGAAAATGCTGCTTCCAATCTCCTCAGTCTGGCTGCTCAGATTGCTTTGGAG AATGAACAACAGGACACGGCCATGAAGGCCCTGGAGAGTTTGTGTGAAAACTCCAAAGATGAAGCCCAGGTTCTGACTGCTCTCAG GTGTTTGGTTCGACTTGTGCTCTCCACAATAGAAAGATCGAGTGATGACATGAG GAATGTCAATCTGGATGTCCTGCTTCCATATCTAAAAATGG ctctgcagaAAGTTTCACACCAATCTTGCATGACTGTTGAGAAACGCACAGAGGAAGCTAACTGGTTCAGGAAGATTG CTTGGAACTCGGCTCTGCAGTGCGAGAGCAGCCCTGACAGAATGAGGGATTTCTTTGTGCTCTCTTACCAG CTCTCCCAGCTGTGCCCTCCTGATCGCACAGTGCTCATGGGCCAGAAGACATGTCTGCTaatggctgctgctgcctctttgGAGCTCTGCAGGAAGTCTCCTCACTCAGCCCAG ACTGAAGAGCTTACTCAGGCTCTGGAGCATATTCAGATCTGTTGGGAGGTGTGGAAAACCCTGAAAGCATCAG GAAGCTTCCCAATGGACCCAACAgacactctgctgctgttgtatgAGTTTGAGGCTCGTGCTAAGCTGAATGACCCCAAGGTTGAGACGGTACTGGAGTCCGTCCTGGAGCTTGAAAACGTTGAAACCAAAGTGCTAGAGACCATTGCag CCTTAGCCATGGAGCCCCCAGCCCACTTCCCTCTGCTGTGTAAGAAGGCCTTGAGAgttgctctctctctgcacaAGAAACAACCACAGGCTGACCTGGCGCGCTGCAG CAAGTGTGTTCACAGCCTGATCAAGCTGTCCCTCCCAAGCGGTGTGTCAGAGGTGGAGGCCCATGTGCTTGAGGAAGTGTGGGGCTACTATGAGGAGGCCCTGTCCATCATTGCAGCCGCA CTGGACGACTTCCCAGAGATGGAGATCCTGTGGTTGCTGACTCGTGCTTGGAACACAGGAATATTGCTGTACAGCCTGGCTCAGTACCCCGAGGCTGAGAAGTGGTGTGGGCTAGCCATGAGCTTCGTCCGCCACCTGGGATCCCTGCAGGAGAGCTACGAGATGCAG ATGTCTGGTCTCTACAGTGAAATCCTGGACAGGTTGGACAAAGCCAAGAGGAACCTCATAATGGAAGAATAA
- the dlg3 gene encoding disks large homolog 3 isoform X7 codes for MMNSSMSSGSGSLRTSEKRSLYVRALFDYDRTRDSCLPSQGLSFSYGDILHVINASDDEWWQARLVTPHGESEQIGVIPSKKRVEKKERARLKTVKFHARTGMIESNRPVKVKRKKSFNLSRKFPFYKSKENIVQELVESEQCLTSNTSDSESSSKGQEDTILSYEPVIRQEIHYTRPVIILGPMKDRVNDDLISEFPHKFGSCVPHTTRPRRENEMDGQDYHFVGSREQMEKDIQDNKFIEAGQFNENLYGTSILSVRTVAERGKHCILDVSGNAIKRLQQAQLYPIAIFIKPKSIEALMEMNKRQTYEQANKVFDKAVKLEQDFGEFFTAIVQGDSLEEIYNKIKLIIEEQSGPYIWIPSSEKL; via the exons ATGATGAACAGCAGCATGAGCTCAGGATCAGGCTCCCTGCGCACCAGTGAGAAACGCTCCCTCTATGTCAG agCTTTGTTTGACTATGACCGAACGAGGGACAGCTGCCTGCCCAGCCAAGGCCTGAGCTTCTCTTATGGGGATATCCTCCATGTCATTAATGCTTCTGATGACGAGTGGTGGCAGGCGAGGCTGGTCACACcacatggagagagtgagcAGATTGGGGTCATTCCAAGCAAGAAAAG agtGGAGAAGAAGGAGCGGGCCAGGTTAAAAACAGTCAAGTTCCACGCCAGGACAGGCATGATTGAGTCTAACAGG CCAGTCAAAGTAAAGCGCAAAAAAAGCTTCAACCTCTCACGCAAGTTCCCGTTTTACAAGAGCAAGGAGAATATTGTGCAGGAGTTGGTGGAGTCTGAAC AATGCCTGACATCCAACACAAGTGACAGTGAAAGCAGTTCGA AGGGCCAGGAGGACACAATTCTCTCCTATGAGCCAGTCATTCGACAGGAAA TCCATTACACAAGACCAGTGATCATATTGGGCCCAATGAAGGACAGAGTAAATGATGACCTCATCTCTGAGTTTCCCCACAAGTTTGGCTCCTGTGTACCCC ATACGACTCGTCCAAGGCGAGAGAATGAGATGGACGGCCAGGACTACCACTTTGTGGGCTCGCGGGAGCAAATGGAGAAGGACATTCAAGATAATAAATTCATTGAGGCAGGCCAGTTCAATGAGAACCTCTACGGCACGAGCATCTTGTCTGTGAGAACTGTGGCTGAGAGG gggaaacactgcattcTGGATGTGTCCGGGAATGCCATAAAACGACTGCAGCAAGCACAACTTTATCCGATTGCCATCTTTATTAAACCAAAATCCATTGAAGCCCTAAT gGAAATGAATAAGAGGCAGACGTACGAGCAGGCCAATAAAGTCTTTGACAAGGCAGTTAAGCTGGAGCAAGACTTTGGAGAGTTTTTCACAG ctattgTACAGGGTGACTCACTAGAGGAGATCTACAACAAAATCAAGCTAATCATTGAGGAGCAGTCTGGTCCCTACATCTGGATCCCCTCCTCAGAGAAGCTCTGA
- the dlg3 gene encoding disks large homolog 3 isoform X6, translating into MFTVNVSSSMSPVRSQPECTVKKCSFGSKHRIWILREPRKVLLHKGSTGLGFNIVGGEDGEGIFVSFILAGGPADLSGELRRGDRILSVNGVNLRNATHEQAAAALKRAGQTVTIIAQYRPEEYSRFESKIHDLREQMMNSSMSSGSGSLRTSEKRSLYVRALFDYDRTRDSCLPSQGLSFSYGDILHVINASDDEWWQARLVTPHGESEQIGVIPSKKRVEKKERARLKTVKFHARTGMIESNRPVKVKRKKSFNLSRKFPFYKSKENIVQELVESEQCLTSNTSDSESSSKGQEDTILSYEPVIRQEIHYTRPVIILGPMKDRVNDDLISEFPHKFGSCVPHTTRPRRENEMDGQDYHFVGSREQMEKDIQDNKFIEAGQFNENLYGTSILSVRTVAERGKHCILDVSGNAIKRLQQAQLYPIAIFIKPKSIEALMEMNKRQTYEQANKVFDKAVKLEQDFGEFFTAIVQGDSLEEIYNKIKLIIEEQSGPYIWIPSSEKL; encoded by the exons ATGTTCACAGTCAACGTCTCATCTTCCATGTCGCCTGTGAGGAGCCAGCCTGAATGCACGGTTAAGAAATGCTCTTTCGGAAGCAAGCATCGGATCTGGATCCTAAG GGAGCCAAGGAAGGTGTTGCTGCACAAGGGCTCCACAGGCCTGGGCTTCAACATCGTCGGCGGGGAGGACGGAGAAGGCATCTTCGTCTCCTTCATCCTGGCTGGAGGGCCGGCTGACCTGAGCGGCGAGCTGAGGAGGGGCGACCGGATTCTCTCA GTGAATGGAGTGAACTTAAGGAACGCTACACATGAGCAGGCAGCTGCAGCACTGAAGAGAGCCGGACAGACTGTCACCATCATTGCTCAGTACCGGCCTGAAG AATATAGTCGCTTTGAGTCCAAGATCCACGACCTGAGGGAGCAGATGATGAACAGCAGCATGAGCTCAGGATCAGGCTCCCTGCGCACCAGTGAGAAACGCTCCCTCTATGTCAG agCTTTGTTTGACTATGACCGAACGAGGGACAGCTGCCTGCCCAGCCAAGGCCTGAGCTTCTCTTATGGGGATATCCTCCATGTCATTAATGCTTCTGATGACGAGTGGTGGCAGGCGAGGCTGGTCACACcacatggagagagtgagcAGATTGGGGTCATTCCAAGCAAGAAAAG agtGGAGAAGAAGGAGCGGGCCAGGTTAAAAACAGTCAAGTTCCACGCCAGGACAGGCATGATTGAGTCTAACAGG CCAGTCAAAGTAAAGCGCAAAAAAAGCTTCAACCTCTCACGCAAGTTCCCGTTTTACAAGAGCAAGGAGAATATTGTGCAGGAGTTGGTGGAGTCTGAAC AATGCCTGACATCCAACACAAGTGACAGTGAAAGCAGTTCGA AGGGCCAGGAGGACACAATTCTCTCCTATGAGCCAGTCATTCGACAGGAAA TCCATTACACAAGACCAGTGATCATATTGGGCCCAATGAAGGACAGAGTAAATGATGACCTCATCTCTGAGTTTCCCCACAAGTTTGGCTCCTGTGTACCCC ATACGACTCGTCCAAGGCGAGAGAATGAGATGGACGGCCAGGACTACCACTTTGTGGGCTCGCGGGAGCAAATGGAGAAGGACATTCAAGATAATAAATTCATTGAGGCAGGCCAGTTCAATGAGAACCTCTACGGCACGAGCATCTTGTCTGTGAGAACTGTGGCTGAGAGG gggaaacactgcattcTGGATGTGTCCGGGAATGCCATAAAACGACTGCAGCAAGCACAACTTTATCCGATTGCCATCTTTATTAAACCAAAATCCATTGAAGCCCTAAT gGAAATGAATAAGAGGCAGACGTACGAGCAGGCCAATAAAGTCTTTGACAAGGCAGTTAAGCTGGAGCAAGACTTTGGAGAGTTTTTCACAG ctattgTACAGGGTGACTCACTAGAGGAGATCTACAACAAAATCAAGCTAATCATTGAGGAGCAGTCTGGTCCCTACATCTGGATCCCCTCCTCAGAGAAGCTCTGA
- the tex11 gene encoding testis-expressed protein 11 isoform X2, translated as MDRFILTVKCLTDKFLQKQQTDYSEVIEKIFSEVSGLEDSTKILDPQLEECAIQLWNWAVTKNVGTTISKIQKAKVRHVACSLLYCCEPENPTEGIIRKQILSLETLYSQLTSRSDGAADISSSKGDVEKDLLRILSCQAESAISQGNNHEAVVCMQRCKDMLLRLPKETVYLSLMCYNFGIDTYNMRKFEDSAFWLSQSYDIGKMNVKYAPGSEVQAKVLRLLATVYLEWDCQRFHEKALNAVSLANKECASASGRYLKIRILLRCGASDDHIRAGLNEMLESEVSLEVCLSTVKLLMSEDREVLGFEYLKRVGQHFESSPDLGTALVLHVELLLQRGKELLGKQKIEDIITGHYTGKQLTPQALTSLHVMLWDKASKHFEARNYSEALQWYNYSLSFFKAGQMDSNLAKLQRNRASCFLQLKQLEKAKEAIKEAERCDPDSIFTQFSVYKIAVQENNVEKAAEAVNAMGLLSKSPMASEDKLLVSENAASNLLSLAAQIALENEQQDTAMKALESLCENSKDEAQVLTALRCLVRLVLSTIERSSDDMRNVNLDVLLPYLKMALQKVSHQSCMTVEKRTEEANWFRKIAWNSALQCESSPDRMRDFFVLSYQLSQLCPPDRTVLMGQKTCLLMAAAASLELCRKSPHSAQTEELTQALEHIQICWEVWKTLKASGSFPMDPTDTLLLLYEFEARAKLNDPKVETVLESVLELENVETKVLETIAALAMEPPAHFPLLCKKALRVALSLHKKQPQADLARCSKCVHSLIKLSLPSGVSEVEAHVLEEVWGYYEEALSIIAAALDDFPEMEILWLLTRAWNTGILLYSLAQYPEAEKWCGLAMSFVRHLGSLQESYEMQMSGLYSEILDRLDKAKRNLIMEE; from the exons ATGGACCGCTTTATTTTAACTGTGAAAT GCCTCACAGATAAGTTTCTGCAGAAACAGCAGACAGATTACAGTGAAGTGATAGAGAAGATCTTCTCTGAAGTCTCTGGCCTAGAGGATTCCACCAAAATACTAGATCCACAG CTTGAGGAATGTGCCATCCAGCTGTGGAACTGGGCAGTTACTAAGAATGTGGGCACCACCATAAGTAAAATTCAGAAAGCCAAAG TGCGCCATGTCGCATGCAGTCTTTTGTACTGCTGTGAGCCTGAGAATCCAACAGAGGGCATCATCCGCAAGCAGATCCTG AGCCTGGAAACCCTCTATAGTCAACTAACATCCAGAAGTGACGGCgcagctgacatcagctcatcCAAAGGCGATGTTGAGAAGGATCTGCTTCGAATTCTCTCCTGCCAGGCAGAATCG GCCATAAGTCAAGGGAATAACCATGAGGCTGTGGTCTGCATGCAGCGCTGTAAAGACATGCTGCTGCGGCTACCAAAAGAA ACTGTGTACCTCTCCCTTATGTGCTACAACTTTGGAATAGACACTTACAACATGAGAAAGTTTGAGGACAGTGCATTCTGGTTGAG cCAAAGCTATGACATCGGGAAGATGAATGTCAAATACGCTCCTGGATCTGAAGTCCAG GCCAAGGTTTTGCGGCTCCTTGCCACTGTTTACTTGGAGTGGGACTGTCAGAGGTTTCATGAGAAGGCTCTTAATGCTGTCAGCTTAGCCAACAAG GAATGTGCGAGCGCCTCTGGGCGGTACTTAAAGATCAGAATACTCCTGAGATGTGGGGCCTCAGACGATCATATCAGAGCAG gaCTTAATGAGATGCTGGAATCTGAGGTTTCTCTTGAAGTGTGTCTCAGCACAGTGAAACTACTCATGTCTGAAGACAG AGAAGTGCTGGGATTCGAATATTTGAAACGTGTGGGTCAGCACTTTGAGTCGTCCCCCGACCTTGGAACTGCTCTTGTTTTGCACGTTGAGCTGCTACTACAGAGAGGCAAAGAGCTGTTGGGCAAACAGAAAATAGAGGATATCATCACTG GCCACTACACAGGTAAACAACTGACTCCACAGGCTCTCACAAGTCTACATGTCATGCTGTGGGATAAAGCATCCAAACATTTTGAG GCCAGAAACTACTCTGAGGCTCTGCAGTGGTATAACTACTCCCTGAGTTTCTTTAAGGCAGGTCAGATGGACTCCAACTTGGCTAAACTGCAGAGGAACAGagcttcctgtttcctgcaaCTAAAGCAACTGGAAAAG GCAAAAGAAGCAATTAAAGAAGCAGAGAGATGTGATCCTGACAGCATTTTCACTCAGTTCAGTGTTTACAAGATTGCAGTGCAGGAGAACAATGTGGAGAAAG CTGCAGAGGCAGTGAATGCAATGGGACTTCTGTCCAAGAGTCCTATGGCCAGTGAGGACAAACTCCTGGTATCTGAAAATGCTGCTTCCAATCTCCTCAGTCTGGCTGCTCAGATTGCTTTGGAG AATGAACAACAGGACACGGCCATGAAGGCCCTGGAGAGTTTGTGTGAAAACTCCAAAGATGAAGCCCAGGTTCTGACTGCTCTCAG GTGTTTGGTTCGACTTGTGCTCTCCACAATAGAAAGATCGAGTGATGACATGAG GAATGTCAATCTGGATGTCCTGCTTCCATATCTAAAAATGG ctctgcagaAAGTTTCACACCAATCTTGCATGACTGTTGAGAAACGCACAGAGGAAGCTAACTGGTTCAGGAAGATTG CTTGGAACTCGGCTCTGCAGTGCGAGAGCAGCCCTGACAGAATGAGGGATTTCTTTGTGCTCTCTTACCAG CTCTCCCAGCTGTGCCCTCCTGATCGCACAGTGCTCATGGGCCAGAAGACATGTCTGCTaatggctgctgctgcctctttgGAGCTCTGCAGGAAGTCTCCTCACTCAGCCCAG ACTGAAGAGCTTACTCAGGCTCTGGAGCATATTCAGATCTGTTGGGAGGTGTGGAAAACCCTGAAAGCATCAG GAAGCTTCCCAATGGACCCAACAgacactctgctgctgttgtatgAGTTTGAGGCTCGTGCTAAGCTGAATGACCCCAAGGTTGAGACGGTACTGGAGTCCGTCCTGGAGCTTGAAAACGTTGAAACCAAAGTGCTAGAGACCATTGCag CCTTAGCCATGGAGCCCCCAGCCCACTTCCCTCTGCTGTGTAAGAAGGCCTTGAGAgttgctctctctctgcacaAGAAACAACCACAGGCTGACCTGGCGCGCTGCAG CAAGTGTGTTCACAGCCTGATCAAGCTGTCCCTCCCAAGCGGTGTGTCAGAGGTGGAGGCCCATGTGCTTGAGGAAGTGTGGGGCTACTATGAGGAGGCCCTGTCCATCATTGCAGCCGCA CTGGACGACTTCCCAGAGATGGAGATCCTGTGGTTGCTGACTCGTGCTTGGAACACAGGAATATTGCTGTACAGCCTGGCTCAGTACCCCGAGGCTGAGAAGTGGTGTGGGCTAGCCATGAGCTTCGTCCGCCACCTGGGATCCCTGCAGGAGAGCTACGAGATGCAG ATGTCTGGTCTCTACAGTGAAATCCTGGACAGGTTGGACAAAGCCAAGAGGAACCTCATAATGGAAGAATAA